The Oncorhynchus masou masou isolate Uvic2021 chromosome 31, UVic_Omas_1.1, whole genome shotgun sequence genome includes a region encoding these proteins:
- the LOC135525103 gene encoding inward rectifier potassium channel 16-like — translation MNNDYTEISPSDPSVDAYTTPLIAVKAEIGYQHKKRRYVRKDGNCNVLFRHVPEEWLMYVTDIFTTLVEIRWRVMFLIFTLSYTLSWLFFGILYWLIALANGDIKDPTNAPCMYEVRDFTTAFLFSLETQTTIGYGFRGMSENCMVAIIVVTVQDVISCFIDTFVIGIAVAEMASTRKLTQTVGFSNCAVINLRNGRLCLSWRIGDFRQHHMVEGMARAQIFRPTMHATGRVDINYKDLEIKQSDILLAIPTTIFHIIEPGTPLYRMSLEDLRKDDFELVVSFTYTDDSTGILHQTRTSYTPDEIHWGHLFQDMLNVNLKYYKVDYSMFHHTAKVLIPEVSAEEYDQIKLRRSPRHSPRQSPRHTPSHSPRHSPCPKRPSINCNPPMVTVELVNGTTEAEVHAAMAATITAVCEDQGHLCLPRNPILT, via the coding sequence ATGAACAATGACTACACAGAGATTAGTCCCTCTGATCCCTCTGTCGACGCCTACACCACTCCCCTGATCGCCGTGAAGGCCGAGATCGGCTACCAGCACAAGAAGCGTCGTTACGTCCGCAAAGATGGCAACTGCAATGTCCTCTTCCGCCATGTTCCTGAGGAGTGGCTCATGTACGTCACCGACATCTTCACTACGCTGGTGGAGATAAGGTGGAGAGTTATGTTCCTCATCTTCACCCTCTCTTACACCCTCTCCTGGCTCTTCTTCGGCATCCTCTACTGGTTGATCGCCCTGGCTAACGGCGACATCAAGGACCCTACTAACGCCCCTTGTATGTACGAGGTGAGGGACTTCACCACGGCTTTCCTATTCTCACTGGAGACCCAGACCACAATCGGTTATGGTTTTAGAGGGATGTCAGAGAACTGCATGGTGGCGATCATTGTCGTAACCGTGCAGGATGTCATCAGCTGTTTTATTGATACATTCGTCATCGGTATCGCTGTGGCAGAGATGGCATCGACACGGAAACTGACGCAAACAGTAGGCTTCAGCAACTGCGCTGTCATCAACTTGCGAAATGGGCGTTTGTGCCTGTCATGGAGGATCGGAGACTTCCGCCAACACCACATGGTGGAGGGGATGGCTCGTGCTCAAATCTTCCGCCCCACCATGCACGCCACTGGGAGGGTGGACATCAACTACAAGGACCTGGAAATCAAACAGAGTGATATCCTTTTAGCCATACCAACCACCATCTTCCACATTATTGAGCCCGGTACTCCACTCTACCGCATGAGCCTGGAGGATCTTCGGAAAGACGACTTTGAGCTGGTGGTGTCCTTCACCTACACAGACGACTCGACGGGCATCCTGCACCAGACTCGCACCTCCTACACACCCGACGAGATTCACTGGGGACATCTGTTCCAAGATATGCTGAATGTAAACCTGAAATACTACAAGGTAGACTACTCCATGTTCCACCACACTGCTAAGGTCCTGATTCCGGAGGTCAGCGCAGAAGAGTACGATCAAATTAAGCTTCGGCGTTCCCCACGCCACTCCCCGCGCCAGTCCCCGCGCCACACTCCAAGCCACTCCCCACGCCACTCCCCGTGCCCCAAGCGCCCAAGCATTAATTGCAATCCCCCGATGGTGACTGTGGAACTGGTAAACGGCACCACAGAAGCTGAGGTACATGCAGCCATGGCTGCTACTATCACAGCAGTTTGCGAGGACCAAGGACATTTGTGTCTTCCAAGGAACCCCATTCTGACGTAG